A window of Belonocnema kinseyi isolate 2016_QV_RU_SX_M_011 chromosome 9, B_treatae_v1, whole genome shotgun sequence contains these coding sequences:
- the LOC117179692 gene encoding tubulin beta-1 chain-like, which translates to MREIVHLQAGQCGNQIGAKFWEIISDEHGIDPTGAYHGDSDLQLERINVYYNEASGGKYVPRAILVDLEPGTMDSVRSGPFGQIFRPDNFVFGQSGAGNNWAKGHYTEGAELVDSVLDVVRKEAESCDCLQGFQLTHSLGGGTGSGMGTLLISKIREEYPDRIMNTYSVVPSPKVSDTVVEPYNATLSVHQLVENTDETYCIDNEALYDICFRTLKLSTPTYGDLNHLVSLTMSGVTTCLRFPGQLNADLRKLAVNMVPFPRLHFFMPGFAPLTSRGSQQYRALSVPELTQQMFDAKNMMAACDPRHGRYLTVAAIFRGRMSMKEVDEQMLNIQNKNSSYFVEWIPNNVKTAVCDIPPRGLKMSATFIGNSTAIQELFKRISEQFTAMFRRKAFLHWYTGEGMDEMEFTEAESNMNDLVSEYQQYQEATADEDAEFDEEQEGEVDEN; encoded by the coding sequence ttTTGGGAAATCATCAGTGACGAGCATGGCATTGACCCTACTGGTGCCTACCATGGAGACTCAGACCTCCAGCTGGAAAGAATCAACGTCTACTACAATGAGGCGTCTGGAGGAAAATACGTGCCCCGTGCTATCCTCGTCGACTTGGAGCCCGGAACCATGGATTCTGTACGATCGGGACCCTTTGGTCAAATCTTCCGACCCGATAACTTTGTATTTGGCCAGAGTGGAGCTGGTAATAATTGGGCCAAGGGTCACTACACCGAGGGAGCCGAGCTAGTCGACTCTGTCTTGGACGTTGTCAGGAAAGAGGCTGAAAGCTGCGACTGCCTGCAGGGATTCCAGCTGACCCATTCACTTGGAGGTGGTACCGGATCCGGCATGGGCACTCTTCTCATTTCCAAGATTCGCGAGGAGTATCCCGACAGAATCATGAACACATACTCTGTTGTCCCGTCGCCAAAAGTGTCCGACACTGTCGTTGAACCCTATAACGCCACTCTCTCAGTTCACCAGCTCGTTGAAAACACAGACGAGACCTATTGTATCGACAACGAAGCTCTCTATGACATTTGCTTCCGCACACTTAAACTTTCCACACCCACATACGGCGACCTTAACCATCTCGTATCCCTCACCATGTCCGGAGTGACGACCTGTTTGAGGTTCCCTGGTCAGCTCAATGCTGATTTGCGAAAACTCGCCGTCAACATGGTCCCCTTCCCCCGTCTACATTTCTTCATGCCCGGATTTGCACCGTTGACGTCTCGTGGAAGCCAGCAATATCGAGCACTCTCTGTTCCGGAATTGACACAACAAATGTTTGACGCGAAGAACATGATGGCAGCATGTGACCCAAGACACGGAAGGTACCTGACGGTGGCTGCCATCTTCCGTGGCAGGATGTCGATGAAGGAGGTTGACGAGCAGATGCTCAATATTCAGAATAAGAACAGCTCGTACTTTGTGGAATGGATTCCAAACAATGTCAAGACGGCCGTCTGTGACATTCCACCTCGTGGACTGAAGATGTCTGCCACCTTTATTGGAAACTCGACCGCCATCCAGGAATTGTTTAAGCGTATCTCTGAACAGTTTACGGCTATGTTCAGGAGGAAAGCTTTCTTGCATTGGTACACGGGCGAGGGTATGGATGAGATGGAATTCACTGAAGCTGAATCCAACATGAACGACTTGGTATCTGAGTACCAGCAATACCAGGAGGCTACCGCCGACGAGGATGCGGAATTCGACGAAGAGCAAGAAGGCGAAGTTGACGAAAACTAG
- the LOC117180267 gene encoding graves disease carrier protein-like, which produces MALRTETEKNLEFVGKSLLAGGVAGMCSKTTVAPLDRIKILLQAHNTHYKHLGVFSGLKEIIHRENFFALYKGNFAQMIRIFPYAAAQFTSFEFYKKYLGTLFGNKSHIDKFVAGSGAGITAVALTYPLDTIRARLAFQVTGEHVYTGITHTAVTIFKEEGGIKALYRGFLPTICGMIPYAGFSFYSFEKLKYLCMKYAPSYLCDKCNRNTGGLVLTLPAKLLCGGIAGAIAQSFSYPLDVTRRRMQLAMMNADTHKYGTGMLSTMKIIYLENGITKGLYRGMSINYLRATPMVAVSFTTYELMKQLLSLDTGMKL; this is translated from the exons ATGGCTTTACGTacggaaactgaaaaaaatttagaatttgtggGGAAGAGCTTACTTGCGGGCG gaGTGGCTGGTATGTGCTCCAAAACTACTGTTGCTCCTTTAGATAGGATCAAAATATTATTACAAGCACACAACACACATTATAAGCATTTAG gaGTATTCTCAGGATTAAAGGAGATTATTCATAGAGAAAATTTCTTTGCGCTCTACAAAGGAAATTTCGCgcaaatgattcgaattttcccATATGCAGCCGCGCAATTCAcatcatttgaattttataaaaag TATTTAGGAACTCTGTTTGGGAATAAAAGTCACATAGACAAATTTGTGGCTGGATCAGGAGCTGGAATTACAGCAGTTGCTCTGACTTATCCTCTCGACACAATCAGGGCTCGACTTGCTTTTCAAGTAACTGGTGAACATGTATATACTGGAATCACTCACACAgcagttacaatttttaaagag GAAGGTGGTATAAAGGCCCTCTATAGAGGATTTCTACCTACGATTTGTGGAATGATCCCATACGCAGGATTTTCATTTTACTCATTTGAAAAACTTAAGTACCTTTGCATGAAATATGCACCCAGTTATCTTTGTGATAAATGCAACAGGAATACTG GTGGTTTAGTTTTAACTTTACCAGCCAAGTTGCTTTGCGGTGGAATCGCAGGAGCGATAGCGCAGAGTTTTTCTTATCCTCTTGACGTTACTCGAAGACGAATGCAGTTAGCGATGATGAATGCAGATACGCACAAATACGG tacTGGCATGCTGTCCACAATGAAGATCATCTACctcgaaaatggaataacaaaAGGCCTTTATCGAGGAATGTCGATAAATTATCTGCGTGCAACTCCCATGGTAGCAGTTAGCTTCACAACCTATGAACTTATGAAACAACTACTTAGTTTAGACACAGGAATGAAGCTTTAA